The Littorina saxatilis isolate snail1 linkage group LG15, US_GU_Lsax_2.0, whole genome shotgun sequence genome contains a region encoding:
- the LOC138948823 gene encoding vesicle-associated membrane protein 4-like gives MPPKFARIPGSNDRAASADIERRGLLDGDSDDEDFFLRGPKVGGNLRGDPKMSHLRGQVDEVVGIMKDNVNRVAERGDRLEDLQSASDSLVNNADMFRSRSKSLHHNMWWKNCRMRILIAIVILVLVLIVIIPIIIHYKSEEEDNNGGN, from the exons ATGCCCCCAAAGTTTGCACGAATTCCTGGCTCCAATGACCGGGCAGCATCAGCAGACATCGAAAGA AGAGGTCTCCTAGATGGTGATTCTGACGATGAGGACTTCTTCCTAAG AGGACCCAAGGTGGGGGGTAACTTGAGGGGGGACCCCAAGATGTCGCA TTTACGAGGTCAGGTAGATGAAGTGGTCGGCATCATGAAAGACAACGTCAACAGAGTGGCAGAAAGAGGCGACCGTTTGGAGGACTTGCAAAGTGCATCAG ACAGTCTAGTAAACAATGCAGACATGTTCAGAAGTCGGTCCAAGTCACTGCATCACAACATGTGGTGGAAAAACTGTCGG ATGAGGATCCTTATTGCCATtgtcattctggtccttgttctGATTGTCATAA TTCCCATCATCATCCATTACAAAagcgaagaagaagataacAACGGGGGCAACTGA